A stretch of the Mycobacterium sp. ITM-2016-00317 genome encodes the following:
- a CDS encoding ABC transporter permease produces the protein MSVFVDITPEGAVAAAPGAGPRPGRGVWRGRLTRAALPLLSVAVFGLLWQLAAASGVWSQTFVPYPATVWHAFVDVSTTHDGVRGYAGYLLWEHLYMTLRRVLAGVAIGVALGVSLGLVMGSVGWVRSVLEPWLTFLRALPPLAYFFLLVIWLGIDEAPKITLLALAALPPAAVATTAAVVAAPVGLQEAARALGASRRQVIRDVVVPSALPETFTGIRLAVGMAYSSVVAAELFNGIPGVGGLVKDASNYNNTPVVLVGIFAIGFSGLVIDGLLRTVERRAVPWRGKI, from the coding sequence GTGTCCGTTTTCGTCGACATCACACCTGAGGGCGCCGTCGCGGCGGCGCCGGGGGCCGGTCCGCGCCCGGGCCGCGGTGTCTGGCGGGGCCGGCTCACCCGGGCGGCGCTGCCGCTGCTGTCGGTGGCCGTGTTCGGCCTGCTGTGGCAGCTCGCCGCGGCCAGCGGTGTCTGGAGCCAGACCTTCGTGCCGTATCCGGCGACCGTGTGGCACGCGTTCGTCGACGTGTCGACCACCCACGACGGGGTCCGCGGGTACGCCGGCTACCTGTTGTGGGAGCACCTGTACATGACGCTGCGCCGGGTGCTGGCCGGCGTCGCCATCGGGGTGGCGCTGGGCGTGTCCCTCGGTCTGGTGATGGGGTCGGTCGGCTGGGTGCGCAGCGTGCTGGAGCCGTGGCTGACGTTCCTGCGTGCGCTGCCGCCACTGGCCTATTTCTTCCTGCTGGTCATCTGGCTGGGTATCGACGAGGCGCCCAAGATCACGCTGCTCGCGCTGGCCGCGTTGCCGCCCGCGGCGGTCGCGACCACTGCCGCCGTCGTCGCCGCCCCGGTCGGGTTACAGGAGGCCGCACGGGCTTTGGGTGCGTCGCGGCGGCAGGTGATCCGTGACGTGGTGGTGCCGTCGGCGCTGCCCGAGACGTTCACCGGGATCCGGCTCGCCGTCGGCATGGCCTATTCGTCGGTGGTCGCTGCCGAGTTGTTCAACGGCATCCCCGGAGTCGGCGGCCTGGTCAAGGACGCGAGCAACTACAACAACACCCCTGTCGTGCTGGTCGGGATCTTCGCCATCGGGTTCTCCGGCTTGGTGATCGACGGCCTGCTGCGCACCGTCGAACGGCGCGCGGTCCCCTGGAGAGGAAAGATATGA
- a CDS encoding glycine betaine ABC transporter substrate-binding protein: MKSKALLVALFSTVLALAGCAVDTAGQEPDKPTIRIGYQTFPSGDLVVKNNKWLEEALPDYNIKWTKFDSGADVNTAFIADELDFGALGSSPVARGLSEPLNIPYKVAFVLDVAGDNEALVVRNDAGIDTIGQLRGKRIGTPFASTAHYSLLAALDQNSLSAKDVALIDLQPQAILAAWERGDIDAAYTWLPTLDELRKTGRDLITSRQLAEAGKPTLDLATVSDAFASAHPDVVEVWRRQQARALDVLRDDPDAAAKAIAAEVGLSPEDVAGQLKQMVFLAPQDISSTEWLGTEGNPGNLAANLQSASQFLADQKQIPAPAPLTAFQDAIYTKGLPDALDE, encoded by the coding sequence ATGAAATCCAAAGCCCTTCTCGTGGCACTGTTCTCGACGGTGCTGGCGCTGGCCGGCTGCGCGGTGGACACCGCAGGGCAGGAGCCCGACAAGCCCACCATCCGGATCGGGTACCAGACGTTCCCGAGCGGTGACCTGGTCGTCAAGAACAACAAGTGGCTCGAAGAGGCGTTGCCCGACTACAACATCAAGTGGACCAAGTTCGACTCGGGCGCCGACGTCAACACCGCGTTCATCGCCGACGAACTCGACTTCGGCGCGCTGGGCTCCAGCCCCGTCGCACGCGGGCTGTCCGAACCGCTCAACATCCCGTACAAGGTCGCCTTCGTGCTCGACGTGGCCGGCGACAACGAGGCGCTGGTGGTGCGCAACGACGCAGGCATCGACACCATCGGGCAACTGCGGGGCAAGCGCATCGGCACCCCGTTCGCCTCGACCGCGCACTACAGCCTGCTGGCGGCACTGGATCAGAACAGCTTGTCCGCCAAGGATGTTGCGCTGATCGACCTGCAGCCCCAGGCCATCCTGGCCGCCTGGGAGCGCGGCGACATCGACGCCGCCTACACCTGGCTGCCGACGCTCGACGAACTCCGCAAGACCGGTAGGGACCTGATCACCAGCAGGCAGCTGGCCGAGGCGGGCAAGCCCACGCTGGACCTGGCCACCGTCTCCGACGCGTTCGCCTCGGCCCACCCCGACGTCGTCGAGGTGTGGCGCCGGCAGCAGGCGCGTGCGCTCGACGTCCTGCGCGACGATCCGGATGCCGCTGCCAAGGCGATCGCCGCCGAGGTCGGGCTGTCCCCCGAAGACGTGGCCGGTCAGCTCAAGCAGATGGTGTTCCTCGCTCCCCAGGACATCTCGTCGACGGAATGGCTTGGCACCGAGGGGAATCCGGGCAACCTGGCCGCCAACCTGCAGAGCGCGTCGCAGTTCCTGGCCGACCAGAAGCAGATCCCGGCGCCCGCGCCGCTGACCGCGTTCCAGGACGCGATCTACACGAAGGGACTACCGGATGCCCTCGACGAATGA
- a CDS encoding ABC transporter ATP-binding protein, whose amino-acid sequence MPSTNDGVIRIDSVSHHYGSGRQQVTALGPVDLTVDPGSFLVLVGASGCGKSTLLRLLAGFEEPTEGAVQVAGGPPTPGVTSGVVFQQPRLFPWRTVGGNVDMALKYAKVPRDKRIERREELLERVGLSGTAARRIWEISGGQQQRVAIARALAAQTPLFLLDEPFAALDALTRERLQEDVRQVSAESGRTTVFVTHSADEAAFLGSRIVVLTRRPGRVALDIPVDLPRSGVDPDELRRSPEYGRLRAEVGRAVKSAAA is encoded by the coding sequence ATGCCCTCGACGAATGACGGTGTGATCCGGATCGACTCGGTGTCACACCACTACGGCAGCGGGCGGCAGCAGGTCACCGCGCTCGGACCGGTCGACCTGACCGTGGACCCCGGGTCGTTCCTGGTGCTCGTCGGCGCGTCGGGCTGCGGCAAGAGCACGCTGCTGCGCCTGCTGGCAGGCTTCGAGGAACCCACCGAGGGCGCGGTGCAGGTGGCCGGCGGCCCGCCGACGCCGGGAGTGACCTCCGGGGTGGTGTTCCAGCAGCCGCGCCTGTTCCCGTGGCGCACCGTCGGGGGAAACGTCGACATGGCGCTCAAGTACGCAAAAGTGCCGCGCGACAAGCGGATCGAGCGCCGCGAGGAACTCCTCGAGCGGGTCGGACTGAGCGGCACCGCCGCGCGGCGGATCTGGGAGATCAGCGGCGGCCAGCAGCAGCGGGTCGCGATCGCGCGGGCGCTCGCGGCGCAGACCCCGCTGTTCCTGCTCGACGAACCGTTCGCCGCACTCGATGCGCTGACGCGGGAACGGCTGCAGGAGGACGTGCGGCAGGTCAGCGCCGAATCCGGACGCACGACCGTGTTCGTCACCCACAGCGCCGACGAGGCCGCCTTTCTCGGCTCGCGGATCGTGGTGCTGACCCGCCGTCCGGGCCGGGTGGCGCTGGACATCCCGGTCGATCTGCCGCGCAGCGGGGTGGACCCCGACGAGTTGCGGCGGTCACCGGAGTACGGCCGGTTGCGGGCGGAAGTGGGCCGCGCGGTCAAGTCAGCCGCGGCCTGA
- a CDS encoding TetR/AcrR family transcriptional regulator, with translation MSESVTGNGMSRREELLAVATKLFAARGYHGTRMDDVADAVGLNKATVYHYYASKSLILYDIYKGAADFTVDALHDDPTASARETIYHFTRRLLVGIASDIERAAVYFQEGPYITEWFTEEQVEYIREKEAQVYEHVRDVIDRGIASGEFYDCDSHVLALGYIGMTLGSYRWLRPQGRRTAQEIAVEFSTALLRGLIRDETVRQSSPLGMDVAAARAEFADESS, from the coding sequence ATGTCTGAATCCGTCACCGGCAACGGGATGTCCCGTCGCGAAGAGTTGCTGGCCGTGGCCACCAAACTGTTCGCCGCGCGCGGCTACCACGGCACCCGGATGGACGACGTCGCCGACGCGGTGGGCCTGAACAAGGCCACGGTGTACCACTACTACGCCAGCAAGTCGCTGATCCTCTACGACATCTACAAGGGTGCCGCCGATTTCACCGTCGATGCGCTGCACGACGACCCGACCGCGTCGGCCCGCGAGACGATCTACCACTTCACCCGTCGGCTGCTGGTCGGCATCGCCTCGGACATCGAACGGGCCGCGGTGTATTTCCAGGAGGGCCCCTACATCACGGAGTGGTTCACCGAGGAGCAGGTGGAGTACATCCGGGAGAAGGAGGCCCAGGTCTACGAGCACGTCCGCGACGTGATCGACCGGGGCATCGCCAGCGGCGAGTTCTACGACTGCGACTCCCACGTGCTGGCGCTGGGCTACATCGGCATGACCCTGGGTTCCTACCGGTGGCTGCGCCCGCAGGGGCGGCGTACCGCGCAGGAGATCGCGGTGGAGTTCAGCACCGCTCTGCTACGCGGGCTGATCCGCGACGAGACGGTCCGGCAGAGTTCGCCGCTCGGCATGGACGTCGCCGCCGCCAGGGCCGAGTTCGCCGACGAATCGAGCTAG
- a CDS encoding DUF72 domain-containing protein — translation MTVRIGTSGWAYNHWRNVLYETGLPTTRWLQRYTSEFDTVELNGSFYRWPRDEQFQRWRDQLPPGFLMAVKAARGLTHARRLRSPEEWIERLTRGWHALGDRAGPLLVQLHPALERDDARLDHFLGAMPADIPVAVEFRHPSWDDPAVYELLEKHDAAYVVMSGAGLPCILKATARFVYVRLHGPDPNDMYGGSYSADDLRWWAERIAEWDGQGRDVYIYFNNDLGGNAVRNARDLKTELSRRLED, via the coding sequence ATGACGGTTCGCATCGGCACGTCGGGTTGGGCCTACAACCACTGGCGCAATGTGCTCTACGAAACCGGGTTGCCGACGACGCGCTGGCTGCAGCGCTACACGTCGGAGTTCGACACCGTGGAACTCAACGGCAGCTTCTACCGGTGGCCGCGCGACGAGCAGTTCCAGCGGTGGCGCGATCAGCTTCCGCCCGGCTTTCTGATGGCGGTCAAGGCCGCGCGCGGGCTGACCCACGCCCGCCGGCTGCGCTCGCCCGAGGAGTGGATCGAACGGCTGACGCGAGGCTGGCATGCGCTCGGTGACCGCGCCGGTCCGCTGCTGGTGCAGCTGCACCCGGCCCTGGAGCGCGACGACGCCCGCCTGGACCACTTCCTGGGCGCGATGCCCGCCGACATCCCCGTCGCCGTCGAGTTCCGGCACCCGTCGTGGGACGACCCCGCGGTGTACGAGCTGCTGGAGAAGCACGACGCGGCGTACGTGGTGATGAGCGGAGCCGGGCTGCCGTGCATCCTGAAAGCCACGGCGCGGTTCGTCTACGTGCGACTGCACGGGCCGGACCCGAACGACATGTACGGGGGCTCCTACAGCGCCGACGACCTCAGATGGTGGGCCGAGCGGATCGCCGAGTGGGACGGGCAGGGTCGCGACGTGTACATCTATTTCAACAACGATCTCGGTGGCAACGCGGTCCGTAACGCTCGGGACCTGAAGACGGAGCTGAGCCGCCGACTGGAGGACTGA
- a CDS encoding mechanosensitive ion channel family protein produces the protein MWTGVGQWIMTTGLHIAMAVIFTVLATRAIRWLADRISRRIAKPGPNQTSVRSESVKHRQAVAAVISSVAIGVLYTLVALDIAAQLGLPVGSLVAPAAVLGAALGFGAQRLVQDFLSGFFVITEKQYGFGDLVELTVSGGGTARGTVEAVTLRVTKLRTSEGEVYTVPNGMIVRALNLSKDWASAVVDVPVPASADINQVNDVLRAVAAAAMEDDRLLPLLLDEPQLMGVESIEVGTVNVRMVARTLPGKQFEVGRRLRGSVVAALRREGIATAA, from the coding sequence ATGTGGACCGGCGTGGGGCAGTGGATCATGACCACGGGCCTTCACATCGCGATGGCCGTGATCTTCACGGTGCTGGCGACCAGGGCGATCAGGTGGCTGGCCGACCGGATCAGCCGGCGGATCGCGAAGCCGGGGCCGAACCAGACCTCCGTGCGCTCGGAGAGCGTCAAGCACCGGCAGGCCGTCGCCGCCGTCATCTCGTCGGTCGCGATCGGGGTGCTGTACACGCTGGTCGCGCTGGACATCGCCGCCCAGCTCGGCCTGCCGGTCGGCTCGCTGGTGGCGCCCGCGGCCGTGCTGGGCGCCGCGCTCGGCTTCGGCGCCCAGCGGCTGGTCCAGGACTTCCTCAGCGGGTTCTTCGTGATCACCGAGAAGCAGTACGGCTTCGGTGACCTGGTGGAGTTGACGGTCAGCGGCGGCGGCACGGCCAGGGGCACGGTCGAGGCCGTCACGCTGCGGGTGACCAAACTGCGCACCAGCGAGGGCGAGGTGTACACGGTGCCCAACGGCATGATCGTGCGCGCGCTGAACCTGTCGAAGGACTGGGCCAGCGCGGTCGTCGACGTGCCGGTGCCTGCCAGTGCCGACATCAACCAGGTCAACGACGTGCTGCGCGCGGTGGCCGCCGCGGCGATGGAGGACGACAGGCTGCTGCCGCTGTTGCTCGACGAGCCCCAGCTGATGGGGGTGGAGAGCATCGAGGTCGGCACCGTCAACGTGCGGATGGTCGCGCGCACCCTGCCAGGCAAGCAGTTCGAGGTCGGGCGGCGGCTGCGCGGGAGCGTCGTCGCCGCGCTGCGCCGGGAGGGCATCGCGACGGCGGCATGA
- a CDS encoding SRPBCC family protein, whose protein sequence is MPLVSKTVEVTAAAETIMAIVADFERYPEWNDEIKGCWVLARYDDGRPSQLRLDVVVQGQSGTFITAVYYPGENQIYTVLQQGDLFTKQEQRFSVVAMGPTSLLTVDLDVEVKMAVPAAMVKKVVGDALDYLAENLKARAEQLAAS, encoded by the coding sequence ATGCCCCTGGTGAGTAAGACAGTCGAGGTCACAGCGGCGGCCGAGACGATCATGGCGATCGTGGCCGACTTCGAGAGATACCCGGAGTGGAACGACGAGATCAAAGGGTGCTGGGTGCTCGCCCGCTACGACGACGGCCGGCCCAGTCAGTTGCGGCTCGACGTCGTGGTGCAGGGCCAGTCCGGCACGTTCATCACCGCGGTCTACTACCCGGGCGAGAACCAGATCTACACCGTGCTGCAGCAGGGTGACTTGTTCACCAAACAGGAGCAGCGGTTCTCGGTGGTGGCCATGGGCCCGACGTCCCTGCTGACCGTCGACCTCGACGTCGAGGTCAAGATGGCGGTGCCCGCCGCGATGGTCAAGAAGGTCGTCGGCGACGCGCTGGACTACCTGGCCGAGAACCTGAAGGCACGCGCCGAACAGCTCGCGGCGTCCTAA
- the fadD5 gene encoding fatty-acid--CoA ligase FadD5 — MEQKTLSDPIQPGTATEQPYLARRQNWTNQLARHALMQPDAPALRFLGETTTWGELDRRVSALAGALHRRGIGFGDRVLVLMLNRTEFIEAVLATNKLGAIAVPVNFRMTPDEIAFLVSDCQASVVVTEAVLAGVATAVRDLDATLSTVISAGGGSGDDILDYDDALAEGAQVPPADILVDIPNDAPALIMYTSGTTGLPKGAVLTHNNLAGQVMTLLFTNGADINHDIGFIGVPFFHIAGVGSIVSGLLLGRPTVLYPVGAFDPNELLDVLEAEKVTGIFLVPAQWQAVCAAQRARPRELKLRFLSWGAAPASDTLLREMAETFPGAQILAAFGQTEMSPVTCMLLGDDALRKLGSVGRVIPTVSARIVDEDMNDVPVGQVGEIVYRAPTLMAGYWNNPKATAEAFAGGWFHSGDLVRQDDEGYIWVVDRKKDMIISGGENIYCAEVENALAAHPDIVEVAVIGRPHEKWGEVPVAVAVLRSSLGAAPGVGLTLPDLEQFLTERLARYKHPKVLEIVEALPRNPAGKVLKTELRTRYGVTTVIDGDESSTPATVSAAEQNR, encoded by the coding sequence ATGGAGCAGAAGACGTTGAGCGATCCGATCCAACCCGGGACGGCGACCGAACAGCCCTACCTGGCGCGCAGGCAGAACTGGACGAATCAGCTGGCCCGGCACGCGCTGATGCAGCCCGACGCCCCGGCGCTGAGGTTCCTCGGCGAGACCACCACGTGGGGTGAGCTGGACCGGCGGGTGAGCGCGCTGGCCGGCGCGCTGCACCGGCGTGGCATCGGCTTCGGCGACCGCGTGCTCGTCCTGATGCTCAACAGGACCGAGTTCATCGAGGCGGTGCTCGCCACGAACAAGCTCGGCGCGATCGCGGTGCCGGTGAACTTCCGGATGACCCCCGACGAGATCGCGTTCCTGGTCTCCGACTGCCAGGCCTCCGTCGTCGTCACCGAGGCGGTGCTGGCCGGCGTCGCCACCGCCGTCCGCGATCTCGATGCGACGCTGTCCACGGTCATCAGCGCAGGCGGCGGTTCGGGAGACGACATCCTCGACTACGACGACGCGCTGGCCGAGGGCGCCCAGGTGCCCCCGGCCGACATCCTCGTCGACATCCCGAACGACGCGCCCGCGCTGATCATGTACACCTCGGGCACCACCGGCCTGCCCAAGGGCGCGGTGCTCACCCACAACAACCTGGCCGGCCAGGTGATGACGCTGCTGTTCACCAACGGCGCCGACATCAACCACGACATCGGTTTCATCGGGGTGCCGTTCTTCCACATCGCCGGTGTCGGCAGCATCGTCTCCGGCCTGCTGCTCGGCAGACCCACCGTCCTCTACCCGGTGGGCGCGTTCGACCCGAACGAACTGCTCGACGTGCTCGAGGCCGAGAAGGTCACCGGAATCTTCCTGGTCCCCGCGCAGTGGCAGGCCGTGTGCGCCGCGCAGCGGGCCAGGCCGCGCGAACTGAAGCTGCGCTTCCTGTCCTGGGGCGCCGCGCCCGCCTCGGACACCCTGCTGCGCGAGATGGCCGAGACCTTCCCGGGCGCGCAGATCCTGGCCGCGTTCGGGCAGACCGAGATGTCGCCGGTGACCTGCATGCTGTTGGGCGACGACGCGCTGCGCAAACTCGGGTCGGTCGGCCGGGTGATCCCGACGGTGTCGGCGCGCATCGTCGACGAGGACATGAACGACGTGCCCGTCGGGCAGGTCGGCGAGATCGTCTACCGTGCGCCCACCCTGATGGCCGGCTACTGGAACAACCCGAAGGCCACGGCCGAGGCGTTCGCCGGCGGCTGGTTCCACTCCGGTGACCTGGTCCGTCAGGACGACGAGGGCTACATCTGGGTCGTCGACCGCAAGAAGGACATGATCATCTCCGGCGGTGAGAACATCTACTGCGCCGAGGTGGAGAACGCACTGGCCGCCCACCCCGACATCGTCGAGGTCGCGGTGATCGGGCGCCCGCACGAGAAGTGGGGGGAGGTTCCCGTTGCTGTGGCGGTGCTGCGGAGTTCGCTGGGAGCCGCCCCGGGCGTCGGTCTGACACTGCCGGATCTGGAGCAGTTCCTCACCGAGCGGCTCGCCCGCTACAAGCACCCGAAGGTGCTCGAGATCGTCGAGGCACTGCCGCGCAATCCCGCCGGAAAGGTGCTGAAGACGGAACTGAGGACGCGCTACGGCGTCACGACCGTCATTGACGGCGACGAAAGTTCCACTCCGGCAACGGTTTCTGCAGCGGAGCAAAACCGTTAG
- a CDS encoding ABC transporter permease — MTTSSNLTGYVRDQVRPGLEAVGGFVRMCVLVGKATFRPPFQWREFILQSWFLMRVAFLPTLAVSIPLTVLLIFTLNILLAEFGAADVSGAGAAIGAVTQLGPLVTVLVVAGAGSTAICADLGARTIREEIDALEVLGIDPIHRLVVPRVIASTFVAILLNGAVITVGLVGGFVFGVYLQNVSAGAYVSTLTLITGLPEVIISIVKAATFGLIAGLVGCYRGLTVAGGAKGVGTAVNETLVLCVIALFAVNVVLTTIGVRFGTGS, encoded by the coding sequence GTGACGACGAGTTCGAACCTGACCGGCTACGTGCGGGATCAGGTCAGGCCCGGGTTGGAGGCCGTCGGCGGCTTCGTGCGCATGTGCGTGCTCGTCGGCAAAGCCACGTTCCGCCCGCCGTTCCAGTGGCGCGAGTTCATCCTGCAGAGCTGGTTCCTGATGCGGGTCGCGTTCCTGCCCACGCTCGCGGTGTCGATCCCGCTGACCGTGCTGCTGATCTTCACGCTGAACATCCTGCTGGCCGAGTTCGGCGCGGCCGACGTGTCCGGCGCCGGCGCGGCCATCGGCGCCGTCACGCAGCTGGGTCCGCTGGTGACCGTGCTGGTGGTGGCCGGAGCCGGGTCGACCGCGATCTGCGCCGACCTGGGTGCACGCACCATCCGGGAGGAGATCGACGCCCTCGAGGTGCTCGGCATCGACCCGATCCACCGCCTCGTGGTGCCGCGCGTGATCGCGTCGACGTTCGTCGCGATCCTGCTCAACGGCGCGGTCATCACCGTCGGCCTGGTCGGCGGCTTCGTCTTCGGCGTCTATCTGCAGAACGTGTCCGCGGGCGCCTACGTCTCCACGCTGACCCTGATCACCGGGCTGCCCGAGGTGATCATCTCGATCGTCAAGGCCGCCACCTTCGGTCTGATCGCCGGCCTGGTCGGGTGCTACCGCGGACTGACGGTCGCCGGCGGCGCCAAGGGCGTGGGCACCGCGGTCAACGAGACGCTGGTGCTGTGTGTGATCGCGCTGTTCGCGGTCAACGTCGTGCTGACGACGATCGGTGTCCGATTCGGAACGGGGAGCTGA
- a CDS encoding ABC transporter permease translates to MGHVAWFVITAVGSIGHALRYYRKETLRLIAEIGMGTGAMAVIGGTVAIVGFVTLSGSSLVAIQGFASLGNIGVEAFTGFFAALINVRIAAPVVAGQALAATVGAGATAELGAMRISEEIDALEVMGIKSISYLVSTRIMAGFVVIIPLYAMAIIMSFLSAQVTTTVFYGQSIGTYEHYFRTFLRPDDVFWSFIQAVIIAVIVMLNHCYYGFYASGGPVGVGEAVGRSMRASLVAIVCVVLFASLALYGVDPNFNLTV, encoded by the coding sequence ATGGGCCACGTCGCGTGGTTCGTCATCACCGCGGTCGGCTCCATCGGGCACGCGCTCCGCTACTACCGCAAGGAGACCCTGCGGCTGATCGCCGAGATCGGCATGGGCACCGGCGCCATGGCCGTGATCGGCGGCACCGTCGCCATCGTCGGATTCGTGACGCTGTCCGGGTCCTCGCTGGTGGCGATCCAGGGCTTCGCGTCGCTGGGCAACATCGGCGTCGAGGCGTTCACCGGCTTCTTCGCGGCGTTGATCAACGTGCGCATCGCCGCGCCCGTGGTCGCCGGTCAGGCGCTGGCGGCCACCGTCGGCGCCGGCGCGACCGCCGAACTGGGCGCCATGCGCATCAGCGAGGAGATCGACGCGCTCGAGGTGATGGGCATCAAGTCCATCTCCTACCTGGTGTCCACGCGCATCATGGCCGGCTTCGTGGTCATCATCCCGCTCTACGCGATGGCGATCATCATGTCGTTCCTGTCCGCGCAGGTCACCACCACCGTGTTCTACGGGCAGTCGATCGGCACCTACGAGCACTACTTCCGCACCTTCCTGCGGCCCGACGACGTGTTCTGGTCCTTCATCCAGGCCGTGATCATCGCGGTCATCGTGATGCTCAACCACTGCTACTACGGCTTCTACGCCAGCGGCGGCCCCGTCGGCGTCGGCGAGGCCGTGGGCCGGTCGATGCGCGCCTCGCTGGTGGCGATCGTGTGTGTGGTCCTGTTCGCCTCGTTGGCGCTCTACGGCGTCGACCCGAACTTCAACCTGACGGTGTAG
- a CDS encoding MCE family protein encodes MTAPINTKRQPPYKIAGAVLALLTVIAVVLVYLQFRGDFLPRTQLTMISARSGLSMDPGAKVTYNGVEIGRVGNVEETSVGGEPRAKIILEVNPKYLDLIPRNVEADISATTVFGNKYVSFTAPDNPQAERISAADVIDVTSVTTEFNTLFETVVSVAGQVDPIKLNQTLTATAQALDGLGDRFGESIVQGNEILAEINPQMPQIRRDNQLLADLGEVYADAAPDLFDGLQNAVTTARTLNAQRGDVDQALMAAVGFGNTGGDVFERGGPYLIRGTEDLVPTSALLDKYSPSFFCMFRNYHDVEPKISAALGGNGYSLKTHSQILGLGAGNAYVYPDNLPRVNAQGGPGGRPGCWQPITRDLWPAPFLVLDTGASIAPYNHMELGQPLFTEYVWGRQVGEHTINP; translated from the coding sequence ATGACGGCACCCATCAACACCAAACGCCAGCCGCCGTACAAGATCGCCGGCGCGGTGCTGGCGCTGCTGACCGTCATCGCGGTGGTGCTGGTGTACCTGCAGTTCCGCGGCGACTTCCTGCCCCGCACGCAGCTGACCATGATCTCCGCCCGGTCCGGGCTGTCGATGGATCCCGGCGCGAAGGTCACCTACAACGGGGTGGAGATCGGCCGGGTCGGCAACGTCGAGGAGACCAGCGTCGGCGGCGAACCGCGGGCCAAGATCATCCTCGAGGTCAACCCCAAATACCTCGATCTGATCCCGCGCAACGTCGAGGCCGACATCAGCGCCACCACGGTGTTCGGCAACAAGTACGTGTCGTTCACCGCGCCGGACAACCCGCAGGCCGAACGGATCTCGGCGGCCGACGTCATCGACGTCACCTCGGTGACCACCGAGTTCAACACGCTGTTCGAGACCGTGGTGTCGGTCGCCGGGCAGGTCGACCCGATCAAGCTGAACCAGACGCTGACCGCGACCGCGCAGGCCCTCGACGGGCTCGGCGACCGGTTCGGCGAGTCGATCGTCCAGGGCAACGAGATCCTGGCCGAGATCAACCCGCAGATGCCGCAGATCCGGCGCGACAACCAGCTGCTCGCCGATCTCGGTGAGGTCTACGCCGACGCGGCACCGGACCTGTTCGACGGCCTGCAGAACGCGGTGACCACCGCGCGCACCCTCAACGCCCAGCGCGGCGACGTCGACCAGGCGCTGATGGCCGCGGTCGGGTTCGGCAACACCGGCGGCGACGTCTTCGAACGCGGCGGGCCCTACCTGATCCGCGGCACCGAGGACCTGGTGCCCACCTCGGCCCTGCTCGACAAGTACAGCCCGTCGTTCTTCTGCATGTTCCGCAACTACCACGACGTCGAACCGAAGATCAGTGCGGCGCTCGGCGGCAACGGTTACTCGCTGAAAACCCATTCGCAGATCCTCGGTTTGGGCGCGGGCAACGCGTACGTCTACCCGGACAACCTTCCGCGCGTCAACGCCCAGGGCGGCCCGGGCGGGCGGCCGGGCTGCTGGCAGCCCATCACGCGGGACCTGTGGCCGGCGCCGTTCCTGGTGCTCGACACCGGGGCGTCGATCGCGCCGTACAACCACATGGAGCTCGGACAGCCGCTGTTCACCGAGTACGTCTGGGGACGCCAAGTCGGGGAGCACACGATCAACCCATGA